One genomic region from Anopheles bellator chromosome 2, idAnoBellAS_SP24_06.2, whole genome shotgun sequence encodes:
- the LOC131206990 gene encoding protein tolkin-like, which yields TLNFTHFDLEGNTFYQASECEYDYVAVLSKSPDGSLHKHGSFCGSSVPPVVTSEWNVLRVVFRSDKTIQKTGFAAVYFTDIDECAVNNGGCQQECKNTVGSYLCFCRNGYTLHDNGHDCKESGCKHEIFASHGQILSPNYPDYYPPKQDCVWYFTTTPGHRIRLDFNVFDIEPHQECAYDHIVIYDGNSPDNRTLGRFCGTEVPNPIVSTSHQMCMIFNSDNSVQGSGFIASHSTACGGRLRATEVKNHFYSHIKFGSGMYENGADCEWTIEAESGQNVQLKFLSFELEEEKLCSYDYVEVSDEHGAMHGRYCGNTSPPEIISMHEVLTVRFRSDDSVGFKGFSAMYAAVEVDDVLTTDEENSESSEIVPFPGSLNRMFINSKEMIEKKVGKDDNVGFAIHPPRPANSKKLDLLQLQSDPLNEKNNNQQP from the exons ACTCTCAACTTTACCCATTTCGACCTAGAGGGCAACACGTTCTACCAGGCGTCCGAATGCGAGTACGACTACGTGGCAGTGTTGTCCAAGAGTCCGGACGGTTCCCTACACAAGCACGGTTCTTTCTGCGGCTCGAGTGTTCCGCCGGTCGTCACATCCGAGTGGAACGTCTTACGGGTTGTGTTCCGGTCCGACAAGACGATACAGAAGACGGGTTTCGCGGCCGTCTACTTTACCGACATCGACGAGTGTGCGGTCAACAATGGAGGGTGTCAACAGGAGTGTAAAAATACCGTCGGTTCCTATCTGTGCTTTTGCCGGAATGGTTACACACTGCACGACAATGGGCACGACTGCAAGGAGAGTGGCTGTAAGCACGAGATCTTCGCCTCGCACGGTCAGATCCTGAGCCCAAATTATCCGGATTACTATCCACCGAAGCAGGACTGTGTCTGGTATTTCACCACTACCCCAGGTCATCGGATACGTTTAGATTTCAACGTATTTGACATTGAGCCACATCAG GAGTGTGCCTACGATCATATCGTAATCTACGATGGTAACTCACCGGACAACCGGACCCTGGGACGCTTCTGTGGGACGGAAGTGCCAAATCCCATCGTATCGACCTCGCATCAAATGTGCATGATATTCAATAGTGACAATAGCGTGCAGGGTAGCGGATTTATCGCTAGCCACTCGACTGCCTGTGGGGGTCGGCTACGGGCGACCGAGGTGAAGAATCATTTCTACTCCCACATCAAGTTCGGCTCGGGCATGTACGAGAACGGAGCAGACTGCGAATGGACCATCGAGGCCGAATCTGGTCAGAACGTGCAGCTCAAGTTTCTTAGCTTCGAGCTAGAAGAGGAAAAGTTGTGTTCATACGACTACGTCGAGGTCTCCGATGAACATGGAGCGATGCACGGACGTTACTGTGGCAATACG AGTCCACCGGAAATCATATCGATGCACGAGGTTCTGACGGTAAGGTTTCGGTCAGACGATTCGGTTGGTTTCAAGGGGTTTTCGGCCATGTACGCTGCAGTAGAAGTGGATGACGTGTTGACCACCGATGAAGAAAATTCTGAAAGTTCCGAAATCGTCCCGTTTCCTGGTTCATTGAATCGAATGTTCATCAACAGTAAAGAGATGATCGAGAAGAAGGTTGGCAAGGACGACAATGTCGGTTTTGCGATCCATCCTCCCCGCCCGGCGAACAGTAAGAAATTGGATTTATTGCAGCTACAAAGTGATCCtctaaacgaaaaaaacaacaaccaacagcCTTGA